One genomic window of Danaus plexippus chromosome 23, MEX_DaPlex, whole genome shotgun sequence includes the following:
- the LOC116774775 gene encoding ommochrome-binding protein-like isoform X2, whose protein sequence is MFTIVFIIFLIVKPGMFIPNGTCDRLHIENNWYQKEVIWKNLGRPYNLNIHRGSNTLFFSYTVPELYTDVDFQLAYYNLFNKEYQTIVGIRGGCAVCIDQANDDIYLGGSDGIYKYNVMTKIADFYKEKGVNIWALFYKKNLFYISYPDQKLHIEVDGKFAPVKEFEGMEVDHFHINTDNVIYFANKTGLYKYNSLVNVVEILNDLITVRQIVEDNNGDLYVCTNIGLFVEKKTKGFVQVLKMKNLHGLAFDKDNNFVLSDEKSVMKLTESKSGCMSNDDHW, encoded by the coding sequence ATGTTTaccatagtttttataatttttttgatcgTGAAACCTGGAATGTTCATACCGAACGGTACTTGCGATAGATtgcatattgaaaataattggtACCAAAAGGAAGTTATATGGAAAAATCTGGGAAGACCCTACAATCTGAACATTCATAGGGGATCGAATACactattttttagttatacaGTTCCCGAATTATATACAGATGTTGATTTTCAATTAgcctattataatttatttaataaggaaTATCAAACAATCGTTGGCATTAGAGGCGGCTGCGCTGTTTGTATAGATCAAGCAAATGATGATATTTATCTCGGCGGTAGCGATGgcatctataaatataatgtgatgACTAAAATAGCTGATTTCTACAAAGAAAAAGGGGTAAATATTTGGGctttattttacaagaaaaatCTTTTCTACATTAGTTATCCAGATCAAAAATTACACATAGAAGTTGATGGTAAATTCGCACCGGTGAAGGAGTTTGAGGGAATGGAAGTGGATCATTTCCATATAAATACAGACAATGTTATATACTTCGCAAATAAGACCggtttatataagtataacagTCTTGTTAATGtcgttgaaatattaaatgatttaataactGTTAGACAAATTGTTGAAGATAATAATGGAGACTTGTACGTTTGCACCAATATTGGTCTATTTGTGGAAAAAAAGACTAAAGGATTTGTACAAGTGCTTAAAATGAAGAATCTTCATGGATTAGCTTTTGATAAAGATAACAATTTTGTGTTGTCCGATGAAAAATCCGTTATGAAGCTAACTGAGAGCAAGTCTGGTTGCATGTCTAACGACGACCATTGGTAA
- the LOC116774775 gene encoding ommochrome-binding protein-like isoform X1, with amino-acid sequence MLLFLLLFLPIVAMKHVAKKDDISCNGLIFDHVYFDREVLVENLGRPYNLVLHKFSGTLFFSHTIQKGTEVDFEIMSCNLNKKTCKEIEGVAGGYAVAYDPGNDDIYFGGHDGIYKYNFLTKSAEFFAEDGKSIWELFVRKNFYYIEYPAQKLYVYVDDRFVQVEEAIKIEVDHFFVTKQSDVYFSNRTALYKVEKSSKSTIVLDDDIAVRQIVQDSYGDIYFCGSTGIYVEDKPYHRIKKVAQIDNAFGMTFDEHDNVIYSDKNAIYRLLPSKKNLICYEMITSQSEKEEKGFKEYLIS; translated from the coding sequence atgttattattccTACTGTTATTTCTACCTATTGTAGCAATGAAACACGTTGCCAAAAAAGACGATATTTCATGCAACGGTCTTATATTCGACCACGTCTATTTCGACAGGGAAGTCTTAGTTGAAAATCTTGGCAGGCCATACAATTTGGTGCTCCATAAATTTTCTGGAACGCTATTCTTCAGTCACACAATCCAAAAGGGTACGGAAGTAGACTTTGAGATAATgtcttgtaatttaaataagaaaacttGCAAGGAAATAGAAGGAGTGGCGGGTGGCTACGCTGTTGCGTATGATCCAGGAAAcgatgatatatattttggtgGTCACGATGgcatttataagtataattttctaacaaaGTCCGCTGAATTCTTTGCGGAGGATGGCAAGTCAATATGGGAATTGTTTGtaagaaagaatttttattacatcgaATATCCTGCGCAGAagctatatgtatatgtagatGACAGATTTGTGCAGGTTGAAGAGGCGATTAAAATAGAAGTTGATCATTTCTTCGTCACTAAACAGTCAGATGTGTATTTCTCTAACAGGACAGCGCTATATAAAGTAGAAAAGAGTAGTAAGAGTACCATCGTATTGGACGATGATATAGCGGTTCGACAAATAGTGCAAGATAGCTATGGAGATATCTATTTTTGTGGTAGTACTGGAATCTACGTTGAGGATAAACCATATCACAGAATAAAGAAGGTGGCTCAAATAGATAATGCATTTGGTATGACTTTTGATGAACATGATAATGTGATATATTCTGataaaaatgcaatatatAGATTACTTCCAAGTAAgaagaatttaatttgttatgaaaTGATAACATCCCAGTCAGAGAAAGAAGAAAAGGGCTTCAAAGAGTATTTAATAAGTTAG